From a region of the Citricoccus muralis genome:
- a CDS encoding N(5)-(carboxyethyl)ornithine synthase, with protein MAPSNHPVLGVLGTTRKTAEYRVPLHPDHLQRIDPSLRSRMVLEKGYGERFGYSDANLAELVGAVADRPAVIAAADTVLLAKPQAADLAELRDGQTLWGWPHCVQDRGLTQQAIDRRLTLIAFEAMNHWASDGGFSLHVFHQNNELAGYCSVLHSLALTGVTGDYGRRLSAVVIGFGATARGAVTALKAHGISDVRVLTNRKVASVASPIHSAQMIQFDHDGGPYLSEVITDDRGRVPLAPFLAESDIVVNCTLQDPNAPLLYLRTEDLEAFRPGSLIVDVSCDEGMAFEWARPTTFADPMFNVGGTIDYYSVDHSPSYLWNSASWEISDALLPFLDIVMGGPTAWDGSETISRAIEIRDGVVLNPAILEFQGRTGDYPHPSG; from the coding sequence ATGGCACCATCGAATCATCCTGTCCTCGGCGTGTTGGGGACCACCCGGAAGACCGCCGAGTACCGCGTTCCTCTGCACCCGGACCACCTGCAACGCATCGATCCCTCCTTACGGAGCAGGATGGTCCTGGAGAAGGGCTACGGCGAGCGGTTCGGCTACTCGGACGCGAACCTTGCTGAGCTGGTGGGCGCGGTGGCTGACCGACCGGCGGTCATCGCCGCCGCCGACACCGTGTTGCTGGCCAAGCCGCAGGCGGCAGACCTGGCTGAACTGCGGGACGGGCAGACGCTCTGGGGATGGCCCCACTGCGTGCAGGACCGTGGACTCACCCAGCAGGCCATTGACCGGCGGCTGACCCTGATCGCCTTCGAGGCCATGAATCACTGGGCCAGTGACGGCGGCTTCTCACTGCACGTCTTCCATCAGAACAATGAGCTGGCCGGGTACTGCTCCGTGCTCCATTCCCTGGCCCTGACCGGTGTCACCGGGGACTACGGCCGCCGGCTCAGTGCCGTGGTGATCGGATTCGGCGCCACGGCGCGGGGCGCCGTCACGGCCCTGAAGGCCCACGGCATCTCAGATGTCCGTGTGCTGACCAACCGCAAGGTCGCCTCTGTCGCCTCACCCATCCATTCCGCGCAGATGATCCAGTTCGACCATGACGGTGGCCCCTATCTCAGCGAGGTCATCACCGATGACCGCGGACGGGTTCCGCTGGCTCCCTTTCTGGCCGAGAGCGACATCGTCGTCAACTGCACGTTGCAGGATCCCAATGCCCCACTGCTCTACCTGCGCACCGAAGACCTTGAGGCCTTCCGGCCCGGCAGCCTGATCGTGGATGTCTCGTGCGACGAGGGCATGGCGTTCGAGTGGGCCCGTCCCACCACGTTCGCCGACCCCATGTTCAACGTGGGCGGGACCATCGACTACTACTCGGTGGACCATAGCCCCTCGTACCTGTGGAATTCGGCCAGCTGGGAGATCAGCGATGCCCTATTGCCCTTCCTGGACATCGTCATGGGCGGACCCACCGCCTGGGACGGCAGCGAAACCATCAGCCGAGCCATCGAGATCCGCGACGGAGTCGTCCTCAACCCCGCGATCCTGGAGTTCCAGGGCCGCACGGGGGACTACCCGCATCCGAGCGGCTGA
- a CDS encoding DUF6320 domain-containing protein, which produces MSRCPDCAVDIEGAWNHCPLCAAPTSGEVTPSPFPAVPLQFSRRRVLRALFLASIAVILASFTAQLLFNRDLDGIGVLRSVWLGVSAMWLVVLMAVRKRRNLAKSTVYLVVLVGLVCVYWDYLTGWLGWSLTFAVPIVCASSIVALLITVRVMRIEVGEHIVYSGLTVLLGLAPLGFLLFGWVTTPLPSAICGALSLLALGLLQLGRGRQVRHELAKRLHL; this is translated from the coding sequence ATGAGTCGCTGCCCGGACTGCGCCGTGGACATCGAGGGCGCCTGGAACCACTGCCCCCTGTGCGCAGCCCCGACCTCGGGCGAGGTCACCCCGAGTCCGTTCCCCGCGGTGCCCCTCCAGTTCTCCCGGCGTCGAGTCCTGAGGGCCCTGTTCCTCGCCTCGATCGCGGTCATCCTCGCCTCGTTCACGGCCCAACTGCTGTTCAACCGGGACCTGGACGGCATCGGTGTCCTGCGCTCCGTGTGGCTGGGCGTCAGCGCGATGTGGCTGGTGGTACTGATGGCTGTGCGCAAGCGGCGCAACCTCGCCAAGAGCACCGTGTACCTCGTGGTGCTCGTGGGCCTGGTCTGCGTGTACTGGGACTACCTCACGGGGTGGCTCGGCTGGTCGTTGACCTTCGCGGTGCCCATCGTCTGCGCCTCATCGATCGTCGCCCTGCTGATCACCGTCCGGGTGATGCGCATCGAGGTGGGCGAGCACATCGTCTACAGCGGCCTGACGGTGCTCCTGGGCCTGGCACCGCTCGGGTTCCTCCTCTTCGGCTGGGTGACGACCCCGCTGCCGTCGGCGATCTGCGGTGCCCTCAGCCTGCTCGCCCTGGGGCTGCTGCAGCTCGGACGGGGCCGGCAGGTCCGCCACGAACTGGCCAAACGCCTGCACCTGTAG
- a CDS encoding alcohol acetyltransferase → MTGRTWARLDNASNIFLAARTDADPKVFRLSAEMDHEVDPQLLQEALDATYDRYPLYRAVLRRGVFWYYLQDSDLRPLVSAEVQHTCAPIYQADRRTLLFRVLHHRRRINLEVFHALSDGTGALWFLSDLVTAYVGLRYPEAGRALGTAPDAGADPVATGQTGTEPHGTVPAERLQEAPVHELTADSFAHYFRRRRQGQAPATGAARPPRKRVHRVRGTRTPDHRTRAVELTLPARDVLSLARAEGVSLTMYLTALFFESVRRSSGGLGRNRTLAVSVPVNLRQFFPSTSARNFFAAVRVEHTYGEGEDDVGSVARQLEGQFRPKATPEALERKLRRFIRFERTPVLRVVPRPLKDLILGLVNRVNNRGLTVAISNMGRVNLPDPVDSHVGRMLLHVSAARPQFCAVSHAGLLTISFSSPFTETGHIREFARHLTDRGIAVSVAAARVTEEELRLVETGVQTEVEA, encoded by the coding sequence ATGACCGGGCGGACCTGGGCGCGGCTGGACAACGCCTCCAACATCTTCCTGGCGGCTCGGACCGATGCCGATCCCAAGGTGTTCCGCCTCAGTGCGGAAATGGACCACGAGGTGGATCCACAGCTGCTGCAGGAGGCCCTGGACGCCACGTACGACCGGTATCCGCTCTACCGTGCGGTGCTGCGGCGCGGCGTGTTCTGGTACTACCTGCAGGACAGCGACCTCCGTCCCCTCGTCAGCGCGGAGGTCCAGCACACCTGTGCCCCGATCTATCAGGCGGACCGGCGCACCCTGCTGTTCCGCGTGCTGCACCACCGCCGGCGCATCAACCTCGAGGTGTTCCACGCCCTCTCCGACGGCACCGGGGCGCTGTGGTTCCTCTCTGACCTGGTGACCGCATACGTCGGGTTGCGCTACCCGGAGGCGGGCCGTGCTCTCGGGACAGCCCCCGATGCGGGCGCCGATCCTGTTGCCACCGGACAGACCGGCACGGAGCCCCACGGCACGGTACCGGCTGAACGGCTCCAAGAAGCTCCGGTCCACGAGCTGACCGCCGACAGCTTCGCGCACTACTTCCGCCGGCGCCGCCAGGGCCAGGCGCCCGCCACCGGCGCGGCCCGGCCTCCGCGGAAGCGGGTGCACCGGGTCAGGGGCACCCGCACACCTGACCACCGCACCCGTGCCGTCGAGCTCACCCTGCCTGCCCGGGACGTGCTGAGCCTGGCCCGGGCCGAGGGCGTCTCGCTCACCATGTACCTGACCGCCCTCTTCTTCGAGTCCGTCCGCCGGTCCTCGGGCGGGCTGGGCCGGAACCGCACCCTGGCCGTCTCGGTGCCCGTGAACCTCCGTCAGTTCTTCCCCTCGACGTCGGCGCGGAACTTCTTCGCGGCCGTCCGGGTGGAGCACACCTACGGTGAGGGCGAGGACGACGTCGGCTCCGTTGCCCGCCAGCTGGAGGGCCAGTTCCGCCCGAAGGCCACCCCGGAGGCCCTGGAGAGGAAACTGCGGCGCTTCATCCGCTTCGAGCGGACGCCCGTGCTGCGGGTGGTGCCGCGGCCGCTCAAGGACCTGATCCTGGGTCTGGTCAACCGGGTCAACAACCGCGGCCTGACCGTCGCGATCTCCAACATGGGCCGCGTGAACCTGCCAGATCCGGTCGATTCCCACGTGGGCCGCATGCTGCTCCACGTCTCGGCGGCCCGCCCCCAGTTCTGCGCCGTCTCCCACGCCGGCCTGCTCACGATCAGCTTCTCCTCACCGTTCACCGAGACGGGACACATCAGGGAGTTCGCCCGGCACCTCACCGACCGCGGGATCGCGGTATCCGTGGCCGCGGCCAGAGTCACCGAGGAGGAGCTCCGGTTGGTGGAGACCGGGGTGCAGACCGAGGTGGAGGCATGA
- a CDS encoding alpha/beta hydrolase: MNRLFRSVLGLFAAPRLNVREDYAKVRRFQQHVAALSGPRYRPVYRQTAADAGTHRVPVRVFQPKEKRRDEVLLFFHGGGWVTGDIESYTPACATMADLTGCVVASVDYRLAPEHPFPAGLEDCYHVARLVLEDPQRAGIDSAAHVVLVGDSAGGNLAAAVSLMLRERGHSGASRQVLLYPVTHWDHDPATSPFASVRHHGEDYRLTSTEVQDYFDLYVPDRQQRRNHLVAPLMAPDLSGQPKTMVITAELDLLCDEGEAYGEALAEAGNEVRVHRVDGALHGFIALPRFSRSLREAYEVINAFLDEDSTVAERPGGAGRPGRQDAP, encoded by the coding sequence GTGAACCGGCTGTTCCGGTCCGTCCTGGGCCTGTTCGCCGCACCGCGACTCAACGTGCGGGAGGACTACGCGAAGGTCCGGCGATTCCAGCAGCACGTCGCCGCGTTGTCGGGACCGCGCTACCGGCCCGTGTACCGGCAGACGGCGGCTGATGCGGGGACCCATCGTGTCCCCGTGAGGGTCTTCCAGCCGAAGGAGAAACGGCGCGATGAGGTCCTGCTCTTCTTCCACGGGGGCGGCTGGGTCACCGGTGACATCGAGAGCTACACCCCGGCCTGTGCCACGATGGCCGACCTCACCGGCTGCGTGGTGGCCTCCGTGGACTACCGGCTGGCCCCGGAACATCCCTTCCCGGCGGGCCTGGAGGACTGCTACCACGTGGCACGGCTGGTGTTGGAGGATCCGCAGCGGGCCGGCATCGACTCAGCCGCCCATGTCGTCCTCGTGGGCGACTCCGCCGGCGGCAACCTGGCAGCCGCCGTCTCCCTGATGTTGCGGGAGCGCGGCCACAGCGGGGCGAGCCGGCAGGTCCTCCTCTACCCGGTGACCCACTGGGACCATGACCCCGCGACGTCGCCGTTCGCCTCGGTCCGCCATCACGGGGAGGACTACCGGCTCACCTCCACGGAGGTCCAGGACTACTTCGACCTGTACGTGCCCGACCGCCAGCAGCGCCGCAACCATCTGGTTGCCCCCCTGATGGCCCCGGATCTGTCCGGACAGCCGAAGACCATGGTGATCACGGCGGAACTGGACCTACTCTGCGACGAGGGCGAGGCCTACGGAGAGGCCCTGGCAGAAGCCGGCAATGAGGTGCGGGTCCACCGGGTGGACGGGGCGTTGCACGGGTTCATCGCGCTGCCCCGGTTCTCCCGTTCCCTGCGTGAGGCGTACGAGGTGATCAACGCCTTCCTCGACGAGGACTCCACGGTCGCTGAGAGGCCCGGCGGTGCCGGTCGCCCCGGCCGTCAGGACGCGCCATGA
- a CDS encoding histidine phosphatase family protein: protein MMRLILVRHGETTWNLERRLQGQRDIGLSTTGREQAFALLGAIRRLAPEYVVSAELARARETAELLGAGLDATDDRLNEAFLGSWEGRHSAELKASTPELYEQWRAGQYQPPGAECFADLTDRVVAGVDQAIRDAHARGLRTLMVVTHGGPVRAYLRAAVGLDPARTVPSHPASLSSVDVDPAADSPSLAGNARLRLFNFAPALSPLDPSD, encoded by the coding sequence ATGATGCGCCTGATCCTGGTGCGGCACGGCGAGACCACCTGGAACCTCGAGCGGCGGTTGCAGGGCCAACGGGACATCGGGCTGTCCACGACGGGACGCGAACAGGCCTTCGCGCTGCTGGGCGCCATCCGGAGACTGGCCCCGGAGTACGTGGTGTCAGCGGAGCTCGCCCGCGCCCGCGAAACCGCGGAACTGCTCGGGGCGGGTCTGGACGCCACCGACGACCGGCTCAACGAGGCCTTCCTGGGCTCATGGGAAGGACGCCATTCGGCCGAGCTGAAGGCCTCCACCCCGGAGTTGTACGAGCAATGGCGGGCCGGGCAGTACCAGCCGCCGGGCGCAGAGTGCTTCGCGGACCTGACCGACCGCGTCGTGGCGGGCGTGGACCAAGCCATCCGGGACGCACACGCCCGGGGGCTCAGGACCCTCATGGTCGTCACGCATGGCGGGCCGGTCCGCGCCTACCTGCGGGCCGCCGTCGGACTTGATCCAGCCCGGACGGTGCCGAGCCATCCGGCGAGCCTGTCCTCCGTGGATGTGGACCCGGCGGCGGACTCACCGAGTCTGGCCGGGAACGCCCGGTTACGGCTGTTCAACTTCGCTCCCGCCCTCTCCCCGCTGGATCCCTCCGACTGA
- a CDS encoding ABC transporter ATP-binding protein codes for MKDPHTTAVRARPGAVHDSTTPATTLTTTATSPSDCSGSVTVTGLRKDFGDSKAVDGISFTVPAGAFLVLLGPSGCGKTTTLRMLAGLEQPTGGQISFGDRVIARGDGTANVPAAQREAGLVFQSYALWPHKTVRDNVEWPLKVAKWAAGRRRKRVAEVLELLAISELAERYPGEISGGQQQRVAIARMIAPEPKILLFDEPLSNLDAKLRVDTRGELMRIHRATGATSVYVTHDQVEAMTMATHVALMKDGRIEQFGAPRQLLENPRTAFTSTFIGTPPANVLPCTVTGGRLMAEGPTTAARLDCGPAPAGVAEGENVQVMYRATSIMLAPTPPDAPASGQTGHRTALDALYADQVPLADRWVVGVDLPGGDRLSMILPSPVDLRPGDPVHVVFPAEPDAVFGSDGVVVGEAVGGAGR; via the coding sequence TTGAAGGACCCTCACACGACCGCCGTCCGCGCTCGGCCCGGCGCGGTCCATGACAGCACCACGCCCGCCACCACACTCACCACCACAGCCACGTCCCCTTCCGACTGCTCTGGCTCCGTGACCGTCACCGGACTGCGCAAGGACTTCGGCGACTCCAAGGCCGTGGACGGCATCTCCTTCACCGTCCCCGCCGGGGCGTTCCTGGTACTGCTGGGCCCCTCGGGCTGCGGCAAGACCACCACCCTGCGTATGCTCGCCGGCTTGGAACAGCCCACCGGCGGTCAGATCAGCTTCGGCGACCGCGTGATCGCCCGCGGGGACGGGACCGCCAACGTCCCGGCCGCCCAGCGCGAAGCCGGTCTGGTGTTCCAGTCGTACGCCCTGTGGCCGCATAAGACCGTGCGGGACAACGTGGAATGGCCGCTCAAGGTCGCGAAGTGGGCGGCCGGCCGGCGTCGGAAGCGGGTGGCCGAGGTGCTGGAGCTGCTGGCCATCTCCGAGCTGGCGGAACGGTACCCCGGGGAGATCAGTGGAGGCCAGCAGCAGCGAGTGGCCATCGCGAGGATGATCGCACCGGAACCGAAGATCCTGCTGTTCGACGAGCCCCTGTCCAATCTCGATGCCAAACTCCGCGTGGACACCCGCGGCGAACTGATGCGCATCCACCGTGCCACCGGTGCAACCAGTGTCTATGTCACCCACGACCAGGTGGAGGCGATGACCATGGCCACCCATGTGGCACTCATGAAGGACGGCAGGATCGAGCAGTTCGGAGCTCCCCGCCAGCTGCTGGAGAATCCCCGTACCGCGTTCACATCCACCTTCATCGGCACTCCTCCGGCCAACGTCCTGCCCTGCACCGTCACCGGGGGCCGGCTGATGGCGGAAGGCCCGACGACGGCCGCGCGGCTGGACTGCGGGCCGGCACCCGCCGGTGTGGCCGAAGGGGAGAATGTGCAGGTCATGTACCGGGCCACCTCGATCATGCTGGCGCCCACCCCACCGGACGCGCCGGCGTCGGGGCAGACGGGCCACCGAACGGCCCTCGATGCCCTCTACGCCGACCAGGTGCCGCTGGCGGACCGGTGGGTGGTCGGCGTCGACTTACCCGGCGGCGACCGCCTCAGCATGATCCTCCCGTCCCCGGTGGACCTGCGTCCCGGCGATCCGGTGCACGTCGTGTTCCCGGCAGAGCCCGACGCCGTCTTCGGCTCCGATGGCGTGGTTGTGGGCGAAGCCGTGGGCGGGGCCGGGCGATGA
- a CDS encoding ABC transporter permease: MTVTTMAVRLRVAARQPAVVLGLGTLLVLAVLVVAPIVGLVSSTLTAGNREAWSDVFASRLSENLLWDPLGNSILMGVTTAVLSTVIGGFLAWVVVMTRIRGRAVLGVLATIPFALPSFALALAWESVFRNDLVGGSTGILWNLGFQVPDWLAWGPVPVALTLTAHYFSLSFMLIAAALASVNGDLMEAAEMTGASKLRVAKDIALPVVAPALVSGALLAFAEGVSNFVTPALLGLPVRFHTLSTRLYGSITTGDTPRGYVLSIVLIVVAAMIMYTSTRVTGGRRSFATITGKGGRQRGIALGAWGWLVGALSWLVVACTTILPGIVLVLSSLARRTGDFTSGLTLHYWIGGSDPSIAQGQRGVLNNPQILQATANTVLLGVCVALGAGLLGLLISYVVTRSRHPRWMIGSLNVLSFVPFLIPGIALGAAFIAQFGAPIGPIPSLYGTFTILVMAGIAATIPFAVRSGTAAMSQVSTDIEESAVMAGAGLVRRLRSVIAPLTARGLFTGGVLVFVQMVRDLSLVVLLATPAMPVLAVLTYQYSSENFTQLANAVTVIIAVISVGATLAARRFEGAAQPWARKTTAP, from the coding sequence ATGACCGTCACGACGATGGCCGTCCGCCTCCGCGTGGCCGCGCGCCAGCCCGCCGTGGTGCTCGGGCTGGGCACCCTGTTGGTGCTGGCCGTGCTGGTCGTCGCGCCGATCGTCGGACTGGTCAGCTCCACGCTCACGGCCGGCAACCGAGAGGCCTGGTCGGACGTCTTCGCCTCACGGCTGTCCGAGAACCTGCTGTGGGACCCCCTGGGGAACTCCATCCTCATGGGGGTCACCACCGCGGTGCTTTCCACCGTGATCGGCGGGTTCCTCGCCTGGGTGGTCGTGATGACACGCATCCGCGGACGGGCGGTGCTGGGTGTCCTGGCCACCATCCCGTTCGCCCTGCCGAGCTTCGCTCTGGCCCTGGCCTGGGAGTCGGTGTTCCGCAACGACCTGGTCGGTGGGTCCACGGGGATCCTGTGGAACCTGGGCTTCCAGGTGCCCGACTGGCTGGCCTGGGGGCCGGTCCCGGTGGCCCTGACGCTGACCGCCCACTACTTCTCGCTGTCCTTCATGTTGATCGCTGCGGCCCTGGCGTCCGTGAACGGGGACCTGATGGAAGCTGCCGAGATGACCGGGGCCTCCAAGCTCAGGGTCGCCAAGGACATCGCCCTGCCCGTGGTCGCACCCGCCCTGGTCTCCGGCGCGCTGCTGGCCTTCGCGGAGGGTGTCTCCAACTTCGTCACCCCGGCCCTGCTGGGGCTGCCGGTGCGCTTCCACACCCTCTCGACCCGGCTGTACGGGTCCATCACCACCGGAGACACCCCCCGCGGCTACGTGCTGTCGATCGTGCTGATCGTGGTGGCCGCCATGATCATGTACACCTCCACCCGGGTCACCGGGGGCCGGCGCAGCTTCGCGACGATCACCGGCAAGGGCGGCCGCCAGCGTGGGATAGCCCTGGGTGCCTGGGGCTGGCTGGTCGGGGCGCTGTCCTGGCTCGTGGTGGCCTGCACCACCATCCTCCCCGGGATCGTGCTGGTGCTCAGCTCGCTGGCTCGGCGGACCGGTGACTTCACGTCCGGGCTCACCCTGCACTACTGGATCGGGGGCTCGGACCCGTCGATCGCCCAGGGGCAGCGCGGCGTGCTGAACAATCCGCAGATCCTCCAGGCCACAGCGAACACCGTGCTGCTGGGCGTCTGCGTGGCCCTCGGCGCCGGCCTGCTGGGCCTGCTGATCTCCTACGTGGTCACCCGCAGTCGGCACCCGAGGTGGATGATCGGGTCACTGAACGTGCTCTCCTTCGTGCCATTCCTCATCCCCGGCATCGCGCTGGGCGCGGCGTTCATCGCGCAGTTCGGAGCACCCATCGGCCCGATCCCCAGCCTCTACGGCACCTTCACCATCCTCGTGATGGCCGGGATCGCGGCCACCATCCCGTTCGCCGTCCGCTCGGGCACGGCGGCCATGAGCCAGGTCTCCACGGACATCGAGGAGTCCGCCGTCATGGCCGGGGCCGGATTGGTCCGGCGGCTGAGGTCCGTGATCGCCCCGCTCACCGCGCGGGGTCTGTTCACTGGCGGGGTGCTGGTGTTCGTGCAGATGGTCCGTGACCTGTCCTTGGTGGTGCTGCTGGCCACCCCGGCCATGCCGGTGCTCGCCGTGCTGACCTATCAGTACTCCTCGGAGAACTTCACCCAATTGGCCAACGCGGTCACCGTGATCATCGCGGTGATCTCGGTGGGTGCCACCCTGGCCGCCCGTCGATTCGAGGGCGCCGCCCAGCCCTGGGCACGGAAGACCACGGCCCCCTGA
- a CDS encoding ABC transporter substrate-binding protein — protein sequence MRSQKILPIAVSLPLLFTLAACGGGSPDAAQNAGAGSSPASSAENQELDSLTQEQLVERAREEGQVTVYSFTSRIAQVEEAFEEEYPGIDFIGHDISSSEQITRLQAEAQAGSPSADVAYISDAPVVVTELLQDGILTNHVPERMAEVVPAEYQEPLLANRLSTKVLMYNEEAHPEGSPITNLWQLTEEEWNGKVVMVDPTVRGDYLDLMTEIVAQSDAMAAAHQEHFGRAIELDEGVATAGEQFIADLYANGLVLVDDTDNVNAAVGQTGQEDPPVGFTSYSDRRDNEDEGWALQVSLGTGPSTGITFPAYLGLVAGSENPAAARLAIDFLMGDDSPTGGPGYEPFYVAGDYPVREDVENPEGAVSLEELAAWDIDPEALAETRSDVADFILTLG from the coding sequence ATGCGTTCACAGAAGATCCTGCCCATCGCCGTCTCCCTCCCCCTGCTCTTCACCCTCGCCGCCTGTGGTGGCGGTTCTCCCGATGCCGCCCAGAACGCTGGGGCAGGGTCGTCGCCGGCGAGTTCTGCCGAGAACCAGGAGCTCGACTCGCTCACCCAGGAGCAACTGGTGGAGCGGGCCCGCGAGGAGGGTCAGGTCACCGTCTACTCCTTCACCTCCCGGATCGCCCAGGTCGAAGAGGCCTTCGAAGAGGAGTACCCCGGGATCGATTTCATCGGCCATGACATCTCCTCCTCGGAGCAGATCACCCGTCTGCAGGCCGAGGCCCAGGCCGGTTCACCGTCGGCAGACGTCGCCTATATCTCTGATGCACCCGTCGTCGTCACCGAACTGCTCCAGGACGGCATCCTGACCAACCACGTGCCCGAGCGGATGGCCGAGGTGGTCCCCGCCGAGTACCAGGAACCGCTGCTGGCCAACCGCCTGTCCACCAAGGTGCTGATGTACAACGAGGAGGCCCACCCGGAGGGCAGCCCCATCACCAACCTCTGGCAGCTCACCGAGGAGGAGTGGAACGGCAAGGTGGTCATGGTGGACCCCACGGTCCGCGGCGACTACCTGGACCTGATGACCGAGATCGTCGCCCAGTCCGACGCCATGGCCGCCGCCCACCAGGAGCACTTCGGTCGGGCCATCGAGCTGGACGAGGGCGTCGCCACTGCCGGCGAGCAGTTCATCGCCGACCTCTACGCCAACGGACTGGTCCTGGTGGATGACACGGACAACGTCAATGCCGCCGTCGGCCAGACCGGCCAGGAGGACCCACCGGTGGGTTTCACCTCCTATTCCGACCGACGGGACAACGAGGACGAGGGCTGGGCCCTGCAGGTCTCGCTCGGCACCGGGCCCTCCACCGGTATCACCTTTCCCGCCTACCTGGGACTCGTGGCGGGCTCGGAGAACCCGGCCGCCGCCCGGCTGGCCATCGACTTCCTGATGGGCGACGATTCGCCCACGGGCGGCCCCGGCTACGAGCCGTTCTACGTGGCCGGCGACTACCCGGTCCGCGAGGATGTGGAGAATCCCGAGGGCGCCGTCTCCCTTGAGGAGTTGGCGGCGTGGGACATCGATCCGGAGGCCCTCGCCGAGACGCGCTCCGACGTGGCCGACTTCATCCTCACGCTGGGCTGA
- a CDS encoding MurR/RpiR family transcriptional regulator, with translation MSFPDRVDEHRSRLTKSDRALVDELLSYPAEAPLWRGEDVARRAGVHPAAATRLAQRLGYHGYPELRDHLRQGLGTGLTGAGDRFRVELQDSGGHSVLETLLTTELDTLSQLCRHVGQDQLDRLADRIATAGTVHLFARGNASVLAELMERRLRRFGIRTVNLTGTGRDVAERILSLTAEDLVVAFAFRRPPRDLSELLGHAQRVGAGTALITDTMHTLDPAPDTILSAPRGHQDSREGFASLTVPMAIANALVLTIAQRHDQALLPALDALDGLMAAFD, from the coding sequence ATGAGCTTCCCCGACCGCGTTGACGAGCACCGCAGCCGACTGACCAAGTCGGATCGGGCGCTCGTGGACGAGCTTCTGTCCTATCCGGCAGAGGCGCCGCTGTGGCGCGGCGAAGACGTGGCCCGGCGCGCCGGCGTCCACCCGGCGGCCGCCACCCGGTTGGCCCAGCGCCTGGGATATCACGGCTACCCGGAACTGCGGGATCATCTCCGGCAGGGCCTGGGTACCGGGCTCACGGGGGCGGGCGACCGTTTCCGGGTGGAACTCCAGGACTCCGGTGGGCACTCCGTGCTGGAGACCCTGCTGACCACCGAACTGGACACCCTGTCCCAATTGTGCCGGCACGTGGGCCAGGACCAGCTGGATCGGCTCGCCGACCGCATCGCCACCGCCGGCACCGTCCACCTCTTCGCTCGCGGCAATGCCTCGGTGCTGGCGGAACTGATGGAACGGCGACTGCGCCGCTTCGGCATCCGCACGGTCAACCTGACCGGCACCGGCCGGGACGTGGCCGAGCGGATCCTCAGCCTGACCGCTGAAGACCTCGTGGTGGCGTTCGCCTTCCGGCGGCCGCCACGCGATCTGAGCGAGCTGCTGGGCCACGCGCAGCGGGTCGGCGCAGGCACCGCGCTGATCACCGACACCATGCACACCCTCGACCCTGCCCCCGACACCATCCTCTCCGCGCCGCGTGGACATCAGGACAGCCGCGAGGGATTCGCCTCCCTCACGGTGCCCATGGCCATCGCCAACGCACTGGTGCTGACCATCGCCCAACGTCACGACCAGGCGCTGCTCCCGGCGCTGGATGCCCTCGACGGGCTGATGGCCGCGTTCGACTGA